The nucleotide sequence CTCAAGCTTTAGTCTGGCTGCAACTGCATCTGCATTCCGTGCGTGGAGATAAGTATCATCTTCATGGCCTCTGGGGACTCCCAAATTGTTTTGTTTACCAGGAAAAGACAATGTGCATACACTTGCACTGTAGGTCGGTCTCTGTGCCAGGTTATGGCAATGCACCATGAACATCATGCAAGTGCCATTCAGtatctttgtgattttttttccatgacttCCATCTTCTGCCATCCCAAATGTAATTTGCTACCATTGCTTTCATTCCTGGTGTATGTGATTTTGAACTCCCAAAATTTTTATGGAAGACACTCCTGaattgaaaagttaaaaatactgtaaacagTTACAACCAAACTGCACTTCTATTCAAATCAACAGAATACACTTGGTAATGCATTGACTTTGGTGGTTTTATTGcctgtttgttttcagcatttgGTAGTTTAAAACAACTCTTGCAGCCAGTGTGTGGTTAACAGGCTTCTGTGGTATTCTAGAACTAGATGAATAAAAGCAGAATGAGTGGAGGAATGGgtttgttaaataattttttatcattttgtaaatattttagcaaTTATTCTAATGTCTTTTGTGTATAATAGTGAACAATATTTTGGATTAATAGTTGGGAAAGGTTGGCATTCAAGTTTATTTCCTCCCTACAGCATCCAGATTTGTTTATAGCATCTTAACTGTATAGCTCACATGAAAGTAGATCAAAGTCAAATGCGAACTGGTACTGTCTGCTGTGGAAACGGGCCGCAGAGACAGCTGTATAAATCACAACCACTAGCTGAGCTTTGTGTAGCTTCTGACCCTGTCCCAATTCCAAAATGTTCTACCTGACCATGGCGTGAGCTGGGATTGTGCTCTGGATCAGCAGTGAATGGGCAGTGATTTGGTAAGCTTCCATAGCTTGCTTCCATTTGGTGGTACACTCTAAGAATGCATTTAGATATTGTCGTAAGTGGGTGGTAAGGCAAGTGAATGTGAGTAGGTCCGAATGCTAATTAATGGTTTAaatcttttttactgtgagggggGTGAACTGCTGGAACCTGTTGCCTTGAGAGGTTTTGGGGCCTCCATCTTTGGaaatactcaaaacctgactggacaacATCCTGTGGGTCCTGctacagctgaccctgctttgagcagagaaATTGGAATTCCAGACATCCCTTTCAACCTCAGCTGTTCTGAGATTCTGTGATGAAATGCCTGTTGAAAACTTTTTTGGGCTAGTAAAGAATAAATCCCAAAATTCTTCTGAAACTGTtagcagcagcattgctgcactgagtaaaaaaaaaagctaaaaattttAATACTTGAAATACTGGGCTAACACTTATCCTCCAAAGCTTttctgagggggaggagggaggaataaGATTGATAGAATGTTCTTTTAGAAAACCAGAAGTGCAAATTCAGATTTCTCTTCCTCATTGAGGCTCATGCGTGGAGAcaaattggattttcttttttttaaggcagataGATACAGTGTATAATGGTGAAATAGCAGATTGCTCGGTGTAAATTTTAACTGTAAACCACCCCATACTTCACAAAGATGTTTACCTAAAGACTGGCATGACCATGTTGATACTATGGATAGTAAATGAGACCTTTATCCTAAGAAATCAAAATGCTGCCTATTATGAAAGTTATATTTCTAGAAGCAGAAATCTGTCTGAGTTTTGCAATAGTAACAAGTCACGGGACCTTTGAAGGACACTTTGAAGCGAAAAGGAACCTGTTTTATGTGAATATGATAGACGTTGCTGATTGTGGTTAAAGTGGGCTCTTGCATATCCTACTTGCCTGCTGAGTATTTCAAACCACACCAAGTTGTGATTTGAGTTGTGGTTCTCATTTCCTGAAGAAGCTTTGGTGGTTAAATTAGCATattgcttttgtctttctttcaggTACTTAGCTTTCAAAGTAAATGATCAGAAGTGTTAGTCAATCATGATTACTAATATATGGTGAATAACTAATAAACTGCTCGTAATCTGTGTATTAGGCTGATGTTTGCCTAATGTTAGGATATATATTACTGTAATGCTGATTGAATCACTTAAGTCTTCTCTACCTGATGAAATTTCTTGGCATAACAatacagaaactaaaaaaaaaaaattaaaaaaaaaatgcttttatgctgGTTAGGCTGGTATTACTCCCTGTGTAGGGATTTTGTTCCAGAATGAGTATGATGTTATTAAGGTATCATCAGTTGTGTTTGGAAGTGGAGTAATTATACCAGATCATCAGAATTTTGTCCTGGAAAAGTGTGTCTAACTGGGAATTTATACCAGTCTAACTATAACAGAGTAATTGTTAGATATGGTTATACCAGAAGTATTCTTCCAGAATCAAGACATTACCATGTGCTAGACACTGAAAAGTGGTGTCTCAATGCTCTTGTTTTCACAGTACTGAAAAGAACGCTGATTTTCTTTGAAGAACATACAAAAGAAAAGGTCTCTGCCCTAAAGAGTGAACAGTCTACAGCTGTACATGGTACAGATGGAGGTAAAAACTTCAGGAAGAGTTTAGGAAAGGTAAAGGAACGTAGTCACAAGAACATGAATTCCATAGGTAGATGAAAATGAAAGTTGGGGGTTTTCCTATTTCCTTAAATAATAAACAGACTTGCTGCTGAGGGAAGCTTGAGTTGAGTAGTTGGTTGAACAAAAGCATGGAGTTACATGTTGTAAGTATAGACAATTATGTGGGATTTGAAGGCAAAGGGTAGGAATTTAATATGGTAGCAAAGACGGGGCTAGTACAGACAGTTAAAGCAATTACATAGAGTCACTAGACTTGTGTTGAGCAATGAAGATTTGGATGAGCAGGAGGGTGAGTGTCAAGGAGGAAAAGTTGGTCAGTTCTTTAAAGGTTAATgatgaaataaaagaataaaaattgagCATGCAAGACCATGCTTGTGATCCAGAAATGATAGTTAGAACCTTCACGCATAGAGAATATTAATTGGAAAAGTATTGGAAAGGGAGGAGGATTATTTGACTTTGCTAGGCCTGTGAAGCTTGAAGTTGTTCTTGTACTTGACAGACAAAAATCAGAGTTTTGGGCGGTTTGGAGATATGACCTGTCTGGGAGCTGCCAGATGATTCTGTTCCCTTGTCTTCATTAGGCTGTTGAACTTCGCCAAAATGAGCCTGGTTTGAGTGTTTACAATTGCTTAGCTTTACACCAAAAAGTACCTTTTAATTTTAGCAGCAATTTATAGGCAGCTTGGTCTTTCTTGTAGAGAATACTGTGCCCCATCTGCAGCTGTCCTAAAGCCCAAGCTACAATATAAATCATATttagaaagtgagaaaaaaatgttttcttctgtgtgtttctctgctctgccctgtcatcacacaccccaccccccccccccagcccttggcAGAATACATGAAAGAgtaggtttgtttgttttttctcatatGGCTAGAGTCCCTCCACTTGGAACGTGTATAGATACAGGGCTTGAGGAGGAGTGACAAAAATTCCATGTAGTAAAACAAAACTGCCTTTATTAATCCTTCAGATGTAGCTATTTACTTCTAAGCCCTGATATTTCTTTGGTTGATATTTATGTCATTGCATATTTGAGCCTTCCTCACATCTACACAAATAGTTGCTGTAAGAAAGCAGTGTTTCAAAATGGTCTCTGGAATCCCTGACAATAGGGCGGAAGCTCCTGGATGCAGTACATCTTGCAGTTGGTTTCCCCTTTTTTCTGGACATCAGCCTTTTAAAATCTTTGAATACGTCCTTCGACTTTCCATCTTAACAGCCAGGATCCAAAGGCCTCAAAAGGTTTACAAGAATTTAACTATTTCTCAGGGGTGTAGCATCAAATTCTTGTCCTGCTTGCTTCTTCCACTGTCAGTAGAGAGTTGTCATGAACTGGTTCTTGTTTTGACATAATTACCCAAGTGAGTGCTTCACTGGACTGTGTTATCAAATGAACTGGAGTAAAAAGGCTAACTGGGAAAAGTAAGACAGTGGAACAGTCAAGGAGTATCTTCCTTTGGCTAAAACCTGTGCCATTTTCTTCATGCTGTTCATAGGAAGCACTTATGTCAGGAGATGCATTTCCAAAGAATGAAGAATGCAGGAGGTCATGCATACATGCTTTGAACAAAGcatgaacacaaacaaaacaatctTGGTTTATCCTTGAGAATTTAATTCACACCTTACATTTCAGTAAGACATCAATGCACACATAGGGATGGATCTTGTCACCAAAGAGATTAATGGAAATCATGAAGTAAGTATATTCAGACTCTGCCGTCATTAAGTTTTTAAGACTCAGTGGTATCTTCCCTGAAGTCCTATCATCCACCATCAAAAAAGGAGAATCCAGAAGCATTGCACCTCACTGCTCCGTGTAATTCCTATTGGCCATATCcggaattttttcctttttacttatttttatcatTGAATAGTCAGTAAGCAAAGTAATGGTTGAACttttaaagaaactgattttgtttAATAACTTTTCTCAAGTAATTCAAGCACCCTAAAGGTTGCAAATCTTATGACAAAAGTGATAGGCTTTTCCTGGCATTCTCCTGGtaaacagcagcagccagccaggtGGAGAGGCAGGAAATGGAACTAGTCcatgggaaggaaaagggatGTTACAAAGGGAGACTCTCATCTGAAAATTAAATAGTACTTTGGACAGAGTCAATAAATCTTAAGAACTGACTCTTTATATGAGTACACACAAAATTAGGGTGTTTAGTTTATTGTATCATCTATCCATTGTTCTTCATAATACATACTTCAAGTTGGCATTCCCCTGTCTTGAAGTGAATTTTGTTTCTACTATTCAGAaactaaaaatggaaagaaattctATTTCAGACAAAGATGTTTGAGAAGGTGGGAGtcttgcattttgtttctttaaatatgtttttgtttgtttagtctGAGGAATGCGTCCTTGATTACACACCTTGTGGACTGTTTCTCAGATCAGTTCTGAAGATCATCTTAATGGCAGCCCTCTGATGCTGGGTTTTTACAGCTTTGCATGTCTCTTTGGAGACACTGAACTTTGCTCTGAGCACTTTAAAAGCAGTTCTCAGAGAAATTCCAGTTCCTGGAAAATAACAATTTCCTAGGGAACCAGGAACTTGCCTCGTTTCCCATTCTGAAGTATTTACAGGCATCATGTTGGCCCAGAGAAGGAATAGACTAACAGCTTGTCGGGCAGCCAACATTGTCAGTTGATTTTGATCTTGGATAAAAGGCAGAGTTTTATCCTTAAGGGAAGGAGTTACTGCAAggttttgggagaaaaaaaaagggaggaatgTGGCTTCAGAGTCCTGGCAGTTGTGGTGGAAACATGGTTTATATATTGAATCTTCAAATGGTGTACTAGAATAGTGAGGAAAAGATGAATAAAACATCCATGTTACaactttgcttgcttgtttatgAAGACTGGCTATGTCTTTTGTCCCTTTTTGTTTAACTTAAGATTGCTTTAAAAGTTTGAAGAACGGGAGGGTTTCTTCATAAGGGCAGCAGTAATTCTGGGTCCCCCACGCGGAAGAAACCATTCCATTCGCATGCTCTGCTAGAGCATGGGAGTTGTTACTTCTGCATACACTTGAAAGACAGTTGCAACTTTATGCAGTGTGCTGTCTATGGATAAATTTATGATCTTAGCTCTGCAGATCCCTGAATTCTTTGGAGATACTTTCTTATTTTGGAATTAGCCTAACCGAGTTTCTCAGTAAAGGACAAATGTATCTCCTCTGCTACACAGTTTTGCTCTTAAACATACTTGGATGAAATACTGTGTAAGTGGGCCTTTGCTTAATTCATTGCTATTGCTAAGTGTTAATTAAACTCCAGTATATGTAATTAGAGGAAGTTTTAGACTAGGAagactttctgtttctgttttgagtGTATATAATAACTGTAAAAAGACACCTATGGACAGATGTGTAATCAGAGTGCAAATAATTAGTATTTTGAGTCCTGAAAAACTGTGTCAGTTAAGGctttgtttgtgtggttttacaTGGATTTGATATGTTTTGATCTCTGGAatcttttccatttaattcttATAAGAACTTTCTTCGTAATTTTGATATTATGTGTGTATgtactttttgtatttattagaTAACTGCCTTTGTAATTGTGGCTGTTTCACAGGATCTTGAAATCTTTCAGGCAGAGGGTAGACTAAAGTCCAGGTCTGCAGCAATGTGCGTAAGTGTGGTAGTCATCTTGCTTTGGTATAGGAAGGCGTCTACTGCCACATGTGCTGAACATGATGAGTTAACTTCTGATTATACTGCAAGAGAGTTGAGCTGTACTGGTTACTTGTCTAGTCTCTTTTCTTAAATCTTTATGTTCATTTTATCCCAATTACTAGTTTTAAGTGCATGAAGGCTAGAAACCTGCTTTTgaataaatggattttaaaaattttataatTAAACAAATACACAATAAAACCAGAATTACCAGCATTGTGAAACAATCTTATGTGTGATAAGTATGGATTATAACCATATGCTTTACAAAAGTAGTGGAGTCTTGATGAGCATTTACCATGATAGGCTACTATATATTGTCCATTAAGTAAAGGAATTATGAGTTAATTAAGAGAGTAAATTCATCATTTGCAATGGTATACTCATATTTTATAAAGAATCACATGCTGAGTTCAGCTCTGCAGAAGGACTTAGTGCAATGAAAAGGAGCTAATAAAGtagacaaagcaaaaaaaaaaaaagtggaccaTGTAAACAATTGTCAAAGCCATTATATATTTCTTTGAAGGTATTACATGAAATATCTGTGTGTATTCCACTATCCTTGAGGAATTTTCCTCAGTTGCCTTTTTTAGAGTCCATAATGACTTCCTGGTAGCCAGTGTTGATGAATACATAAGTCTTAGAGATTTTTGTCAAGCAAAGGGGTTATGCTCTTTTAATAAACTGCATCTTTCTGAGGAACAGTTAGAATGCTGCCTGTGTTGATAATGATGcgcataaaaatatatatttaaacatatatatgcattttgaTTAGTTTATCTTAGCATTGTTACAGATGAATTCAACAGTCAGCGAGTAGTTTCTCTCCAGAGCTCCAGCTAATGAGctaagaggaggaggaagtgagCTACTGAAGTTGTAGGATGCATCTCCATTGGCAAGCGGCTTCCAACAGACCTTCTGCAATGGGGCATGTAGCTTCTTGCTTATCTGAGCTCATATGAGGAGCTGGGAGAGCACTGTTGCAGTTAGTCACACCATGGTTCTCTGATGGCCTATGTTAATTGATACTGGAGACAGAACATTGAGCTATATGGTAAGAATGTTTTCCAGCCCTTTAGTGCTGATACAAAGGTAGGAGGACAGACAGGATGCTTCCTAAATGGGCACTTTCTAACAATAACACTTACTTGGTTAAGTACCTTTTCATGGTGAATGCTAACTTTGGCCTGATAATTACTGAACAATGAAAGTATGTTAAAACCAGCTCTGTCACAACAGTACAAATCATACCTGTGCATGGTTAtgaaagagaatgaagaaaatgtcTGTCTGTGCTTCTGTAACTGATTTTTGTAGATCTCTACAAGTGATCCCCTGCACACCTCTGCATATTATTGAAACGTTGgtggaaaaaggcaaatgtcataGTGGGATTTAAATCTAAAAGTATActcaaagttattttttctttttacagaacaTTTGTAAAGTTTCAGTTTTGAGTTACCTGTTTGGTTTgggaattggaaggaaaaaaaaccccaacaacagaGGCCAGTGGTGAACAAAAAGAACAGGATCTGGAAAATGTTATCCgtgaggggaaagaaaacccTAAAGAACTGGTGTTGGTTAGCctaaaaaggaaaagtttgaaGGGAGTAAAGTGCTGTTACAAAGAGGATAGGTGAATAGAACCACATGTAGTTCATTCAGATTGCATCGAGAAAGATTCAGATTATGTAGTAGGAAACATGTAACAGTGAAAATTGTGAATGACTGGAACAAATTACATTGGAGGTTGTAGAATCTCTGTTATGGGTGGTCTTTAAAGTAGGTGAGACGCCTGCCAGGAGTAGTGTAGATACAGCAGATCCTTCATTAGAGTTGCTGAAAAAAAAGCGTTGTGAACACTGGGAGACACTTATTCCCTAATTCTTATAAAGCAATTTAATTTATAGGAAACAGTGCAACAGTCTTAAACTGTTAGTAGAAACACATTTGTTACCATCTTCAAGATGACTCATCAGGTTGATAATGCAAATGTCAAGGAAAATCTAGACTTAGAAGGAATTGCAAGTGCCTCACGTTACTTTTGTGAAAGTCTAAGGTATCTTGCTATAATCATAGTGTATGTGGGAGAGGGTAGGAGGCGTGTAGGGGAGGGGACAGGAAGAAAGTCACTGAAGAGAATTTTATGCCTAGAATGAAATGACTAGGTCACAGACTGTGAAGTTGATGGATTACTATAGCTCTTGGTGTAATAATTCGTCTGTACACTTGCACTGGAAGACTGTTCTGGAATgtgtaatttctgaaaatattacttCAGAAGTGAAGTAGCACCTTTTTGCATGGCATATGTGAACATAGCTTATTTTGTGTAAGACTGTGCTATTAGAGCTTAAAATACTGAGATGATGCCTTTCTGCTTATTTTACAGATTTGCTTACAATCAAATACATGACCATGGGGGATATGAAGACCCCAGATTTCGATGACCTTCTTGCAGCCTTTGACATACCAGACATGGTCGATCCAAAAGCAGCTATTGAATCTGGACATGATGACCATGAAAGCCACATAAAACAAAATGCTCACACAGATGAAGATTCTCATGCCCCATCATCATCTGATGTTGGTGTGAGTGTCATTGTGAAAAATGTGCGTACTATTGATTCTTCCGAAGGAGTGGACAAGGATGGCCACCATTCCACAGGCAATGGCTTGCATAATGGCTTTCTAACGTCATCAGCTCTTGATAGTTACAGTAAAGATGAAGGGAAGTCACTTAAAGATGATGGGTCAGCTTCTGAGACTACACTGAAGGATTCAGCTTTCAACCAGTTTAGCCCAATATCAAGTGCTGAAGAAtttgatgatgatgaaaaaattGAAGTGGATGACCCCCCAGATAAGGAGGAGATGCGTGCAAATTTCAGAGCAAATGTCTTGGCAGGATCTGTATCTCAGCAGGAATATGACAAACTAAAGGCACTTGGAGGGGAGAACTTGATTAAATCTGGAATCCCAGTTTCAAGTAGTATAGATAAAAATAAAGTTGCTAAACGAGAGACAGAGACAAACTCCATGAATTTAAGTGTCTATGAGCCTTTTAAAGCTCGAAAAACAGAGGACAAATTGCTAAAAGACAATTCTGAAAAGCTTCTTGAAAACAGGGTACTTGATGGAAAACTGAGTactgaaaaaagtgaaacaaatctTGCCAGCATTTCACAGTTGAAAGCAAAGTCATCAGCAAAGCTTTCTTCATGCATTGCTGCAATTGCAGCACTGAGTGCTAAAAAGGCAGCTACAGATACCGGTAAAGATTTACAGTCTAATTCAGGAGAATCTTCTCCATTACCAAAAGACATGAGTGAAAGTCCCCAGGCTATTGAAAAATCACCTGAATCTCAGAGTCTCATTGATGGTGCTAAAAAGCCATCTATCAAACCACCTGATAGTCCCAGAAGTATATCAAGTGAAAACAGTAGCAAAGGGTCTCCATCTTCTCCTGCAGGGTCAACACCAGCAATTCCTAAAGTTCGCATAAAAACCATCAAGACTTCTTCTGGGGAGATCAAGAGAACTGTTACTAGAGTGTTGCCAGAAGTTGATTTGGACTCTGGTAAAAAGCCAGAGCAGACTGCTTCTATGGTAACTTCCATGACATCTCTCCTGTCCTCGCcaacttctgctgctgttctttcctctcctcctagaGCTCCTCTCCAGTCCACAGTTGTCACCAATGCAGTTGCATCTGCAGAACTTGCACCAAAACAGGTCACTATCAAACCTGTGGCTACTGCCTTTCTCCCTGTTTCAGCAGTTAAAACAGCAGGTTCACAAGTTATTAATTTGAAGCTTGCTAACAATACTACAGTGAAAGCCACTGTAATATCTGCTGCTTCAGTGCAGAGTGCCAGTAGCGCCATTATAAAAGCTGCCAATGCTATACAACAGCAGACTGTTGTGGTGCCAGCATCAAGCCTTGCCAGTGCTAAACTTGTGCCAAAGACAGTCCATCTTGCCAACCTTAATCTTCTGCCTCAAGGTGCTCAAACCACCTCTGAACTCCGCCAAGTGCTAACGAAACCTCAGCAACAAATAAAGCAGGCAATAATTTCTGCAGCAGCCTCACAGCCTTCTAAAAAAGTGTCTCGAGTCCAGGTGGTGTCATCTCTACAAAGTTCTGTAGTGGAAGCATTCAATAAGGTGCTGAGTAGTGTCAATCCCGTACCAGTTTACATCCCAAACCTTAGTCCCCCTGCCAATGCTGGAATAACGTTACCAACACGAGGTTACAAGTGTTTGGAGTGTGGCGACTCATTTGCTCTTGAGAAGAGCCTGACCCAGCATTACGACAGGAGGAGCGTGCGAATTGAAGTGACATGTAATCATTGTACAAAGAATTTAGTTTTCTACAATAAATGCAGTCTTCTTTCCCATGCTCGTGGACACAAGGAAAAAGGAGTTGTAATGCAGTGTTCACACCTGATTTTAAAACCAGTCCCAGCAGATCAAATGATAGCATCTCCTTCAAGCAATACTGCTACATCTATGCTTCAAAGCCCTGTGGGAGTTGGCACGCATGCTGTAACAAAGATACAGTCTGGCATAACTGGGACAGTAATATCAGCCCCAGCAAGTACACCTGTCATTCCAGCTATGCCACTAGATGAAGATCCATCGAAACTCTGTAGACATAGTCTAAAGTGTTTGGAGTGTAATGAAGTTTTCCAAGATGAGACATCTCTTGCAACTCATTTCCAGCAGGCTGCAGACACAAGTGGACAAGTAGAGTATCATATGTTTAAATTCCAATGTTTCATCTATAAGCCTAGGAGACTTTGGATATGTTTTTACTTTCATTTAGCTGTTAATTATCTGAACCTCCATGATTAAAAGTATaaatgaaaaccacaaaaatCGTGCAAGCACTTACATAGTGAatgtcaacattttttaaataagagtttTCTTAGAATTTCTTTAGGCCCTGAAGTCTGAAATTTACACTGTATATTTTTGCTAAAATTTAGCATTAGCTTTCTTACAGCTGAACAGTATAATACTGAAATTAATAATGGTCTTTACTAAGAATTATTAATGATTCTTTCTGTGCTTTGGAATTTGAGTATCCTGTGGAATCCACTTAATTGGCACCCTCATTAACAGCCCACCTATTCAATCTGAATGATAGTTTTAAGTGACTCATTCCTGATTTGTtgtcagtttttattattttc is from Harpia harpyja isolate bHarHar1 chromosome Z, bHarHar1 primary haplotype, whole genome shotgun sequence and encodes:
- the ZNF532 gene encoding zinc finger protein 532 isoform X3; the protein is MRWGSPSSRPGSRLACAQAPPRRGAGCGGAACRACSAPARAAARAGALARAASAGAPAATRATGAGWARGERSGAGGGGGESLGRGPPAASPLPPALSLQPEGPRPPLPRPPPRVAGAVPPARGSAPGRARYRCSPESRGAGWCSLAWQLAWRKALLKSHLTADPGEDGAWRVGGGSYWFYQCKDLLTIKYMTMGDMKTPDFDDLLAAFDIPDMVDPKAAIESGHDDHESHIKQNAHTDEDSHAPSSSDVGVSVIVKNVRTIDSSEGVDKDGHHSTGNGLHNGFLTSSALDSYSKDEGKSLKDDGSASETTLKDSAFNQFSPISSAEEFDDDEKIEVDDPPDKEEMRANFRANVLAGSVSQQEYDKLKALGGENLIKSGIPVSSSIDKNKVAKRETETNSMNLSVYEPFKARKTEDKLLKDNSEKLLENRVLDGKLSTEKSETNLASISQLKAKSSAKLSSCIAAIAALSAKKAATDTGKDLQSNSGESSPLPKDMSESPQAIEKSPESQSLIDGAKKPSIKPPDSPRSISSENSSKGSPSSPAGSTPAIPKVRIKTIKTSSGEIKRTVTRVLPEVDLDSGKKPEQTASMVTSMTSLLSSPTSAAVLSSPPRAPLQSTVVTNAVASAELAPKQVTIKPVATAFLPVSAVKTAGSQVINLKLANNTTVKATVISAASVQSASSAIIKAANAIQQQTVVVPASSLASAKLVPKTVHLANLNLLPQGAQTTSELRQVLTKPQQQIKQAIISAAASQPSKKVSRVQVVSSLQSSVVEAFNKVLSSVNPVPVYIPNLSPPANAGITLPTRGYKCLECGDSFALEKSLTQHYDRRSVRIEVTCNHCTKNLVFYNKCSLLSHARGHKEKGVVMQCSHLILKPVPADQMIASPSSNTATSMLQSPVGVGTHAVTKIQSGITGTVISAPASTPVIPAMPLDEDPSKLCRHSLKCLECNEVFQDETSLATHFQQAADTSGQKTCNICQMLLPNQCSFASHQRIHQHKSPYTCPECGAICRSVHFQTHVTKNCLHYTRRVGFRCVHCNVVYSDVAALKSHIQGCHCEVFYKCPICPMAFKSAPSTHSHAYTQHPGIKIGEPNLCMEL
- the ZNF532 gene encoding zinc finger protein 532 isoform X1 → MRWGSPSSRPGSRLACAQAPPRRGAGCGGAACRACSAPARAAARAGALARAASAGAPAATRATGAGWARGERSGAGGGGGESLGRGPPAASPLPPALSLQPEGPRPPLPRPPPRVAGAVPPARGSAPGRARYRCSPESRGAGWCSLAWQLAWRKALLKSHLTADPGEDGAWRVGGGSYWFYQCKDLLTIKYMTMGDMKTPDFDDLLAAFDIPDMVDPKAAIESGHDDHESHIKQNAHTDEDSHAPSSSDVGVSVIVKNVRTIDSSEGVDKDGHHSTGNGLHNGFLTSSALDSYSKDEGKSLKDDGSASETTLKDSAFNQFSPISSAEEFDDDEKIEVDDPPDKEEMRANFRANVLAGSVSQQEYDKLKALGGENLIKSGIPVSSSIDKNKVAKRETETNSMNLSVYEPFKARKTEDKLLKDNSEKLLENRVLDGKLSTEKSETNLASISQLKAKSSAKLSSCIAAIAALSAKKAATDTGKDLQSNSGESSPLPKDMSESPQAIEKSPESQSLIDGAKKPSIKPPDSPRSISSENSSKGSPSSPAGSTPAIPKVRIKTIKTSSGEIKRTVTRVLPEVDLDSGKKPEQTASMVTSMTSLLSSPTSAAVLSSPPRAPLQSTVVTNAVASAELAPKQVTIKPVATAFLPVSAVKTAGSQVINLKLANNTTVKATVISAASVQSASSAIIKAANAIQQQTVVVPASSLASAKLVPKTVHLANLNLLPQGAQTTSELRQVLTKPQQQIKQAIISAAASQPSKKVSRVQVVSSLQSSVVEAFNKVLSSVNPVPVYIPNLSPPANAGITLPTRGYKCLECGDSFALEKSLTQHYDRRSVRIEVTCNHCTKNLVFYNKCSLLSHARGHKEKGVVMQCSHLILKPVPADQMIASPSSNTATSMLQSPVGVGTHAVTKIQSGITGTVISAPASTPVIPAMPLDEDPSKLCRHSLKCLECNEVFQDETSLATHFQQAADTSGQKTCNICQMLLPNQCSFASHQRIHQHKSPYTCPECGAICRSVHFQTHVTKNCLHYTRRVGFRCVHCNVVYSDVAALKSHIQGCHCEVFYKCPICPMAFKSAPSTHSHAYTQHPGIKIGEPKIIYKCSMCDTVFTLQPLLYRHFDQHIENQKVSVFKCPDCSLLYAQKQLMMDHIKSMHGTLKSVEGPPNLGINLPLSTKPTTQNSASHNKEDTKSVNGTEKLEKKSPSPIKKAEPKKVANPGWTCWECDRLFTQRDVYISHMRKEHGKQMKKHPCRQCDKSFSSSHSLCRHNRIKHKGIRKVYTCSHCPDSRRTFTKRLMLEKHIQLMHGIKDPDVKEMTESTNMEEREVKEDTKVPSPKRKLEEPVLEFRPPRGAITQPLKKLKINVFKVHKCAVCGFTTENLLQFHEHIPQHKSDGSSYQCRECGLCYTSHVSLSRHLFIVHKLKEPQPVSKQNGSGEDNQQENKPNHEDESSDSTASDRRCKVCAKTFETEAALNTHMRTHGMAFIKSKRMSSAEK
- the ZNF532 gene encoding zinc finger protein 532 isoform X2, with the translated sequence MTMGDMKTPDFDDLLAAFDIPDMVDPKAAIESGHDDHESHIKQNAHTDEDSHAPSSSDVGVSVIVKNVRTIDSSEGVDKDGHHSTGNGLHNGFLTSSALDSYSKDEGKSLKDDGSASETTLKDSAFNQFSPISSAEEFDDDEKIEVDDPPDKEEMRANFRANVLAGSVSQQEYDKLKALGGENLIKSGIPVSSSIDKNKVAKRETETNSMNLSVYEPFKARKTEDKLLKDNSEKLLENRVLDGKLSTEKSETNLASISQLKAKSSAKLSSCIAAIAALSAKKAATDTGKDLQSNSGESSPLPKDMSESPQAIEKSPESQSLIDGAKKPSIKPPDSPRSISSENSSKGSPSSPAGSTPAIPKVRIKTIKTSSGEIKRTVTRVLPEVDLDSGKKPEQTASMVTSMTSLLSSPTSAAVLSSPPRAPLQSTVVTNAVASAELAPKQVTIKPVATAFLPVSAVKTAGSQVINLKLANNTTVKATVISAASVQSASSAIIKAANAIQQQTVVVPASSLASAKLVPKTVHLANLNLLPQGAQTTSELRQVLTKPQQQIKQAIISAAASQPSKKVSRVQVVSSLQSSVVEAFNKVLSSVNPVPVYIPNLSPPANAGITLPTRGYKCLECGDSFALEKSLTQHYDRRSVRIEVTCNHCTKNLVFYNKCSLLSHARGHKEKGVVMQCSHLILKPVPADQMIASPSSNTATSMLQSPVGVGTHAVTKIQSGITGTVISAPASTPVIPAMPLDEDPSKLCRHSLKCLECNEVFQDETSLATHFQQAADTSGQKTCNICQMLLPNQCSFASHQRIHQHKSPYTCPECGAICRSVHFQTHVTKNCLHYTRRVGFRCVHCNVVYSDVAALKSHIQGCHCEVFYKCPICPMAFKSAPSTHSHAYTQHPGIKIGEPKIIYKCSMCDTVFTLQPLLYRHFDQHIENQKVSVFKCPDCSLLYAQKQLMMDHIKSMHGTLKSVEGPPNLGINLPLSTKPTTQNSASHNKEDTKSVNGTEKLEKKSPSPIKKAEPKKVANPGWTCWECDRLFTQRDVYISHMRKEHGKQMKKHPCRQCDKSFSSSHSLCRHNRIKHKGIRKVYTCSHCPDSRRTFTKRLMLEKHIQLMHGIKDPDVKEMTESTNMEEREVKEDTKVPSPKRKLEEPVLEFRPPRGAITQPLKKLKINVFKVHKCAVCGFTTENLLQFHEHIPQHKSDGSSYQCRECGLCYTSHVSLSRHLFIVHKLKEPQPVSKQNGSGEDNQQENKPNHEDESSDSTASDRRCKVCAKTFETEAALNTHMRTHGMAFIKSKRMSSAEK